The following proteins are encoded in a genomic region of Cervus elaphus chromosome 15, mCerEla1.1, whole genome shotgun sequence:
- the ZMIZ1 gene encoding zinc finger MIZ domain-containing protein 1 isoform X4, translating to MQPPLNSMSSMKPTLSHSDGSFPYDSVPWQQNTNQPPGSLSVVTTVWGVTNTSQSQVLGNPMANANNPMNPGGNPMASGMTTSNPGLNSPQFAGQQQQFSAKAGPTQPYIQQSMYGRPNYPGSGGFGASYPGGPNAPAGMGVPPHTRPPADFTQPAAAAAAAAVAAAAATATATATATVAALQETQNKDINQYGPVCSSFQMGPTQAYNSQFMNQPGPRGPASMGGSMNPASMAAGMTPSGMSGPPMGMNQPRPPGISPFGTHGQRMPQQTYPGPRPQSLPIQSIKRPYPGEPNYGNQQYGPNSQFPTQPGQYPTPNPPRPLTSPNYPGQRMPSQPSTGQYPPPTVNMGQYYKPEQFNGQNNTFSGSSYSNYSQGNVNRPPRPVPVANYPHSPVPGNPTPPMTPGSSIPPYLSPSQDVKPPFPPDIKPNMSALPPPPASHNDELRLTFPVRDGVVLEPFRLEHNLAVSNHVFHLRPTVHQTLMWRSDLELQFKCYHHEDRQMNTNWPASVQVSVNATPLTIERGDNKTSHKPLHLKHVCQPGRNTIQITVTACCCSHLFVLQLVHRPSVRSVLQGLLKKRLLPAEHCITKIKRNFSSVAASSGNTTLNGEDGVEQTAIKVSLKCPITFRRIQLPARGHDCKHVQCFDLESYLQLNCERGTWRCPVCNKTALLEGLEVDQYMWGILNAIQHSEFEEVTIDPTCSWRPVPIKSDLHIKDDPDGIPSKRFKTMSPSQMIMPNVMEMIAALGPGPSPYPLPPPPGSTNSNDYSSQGNNYQGHGNFDFPHGNPGGTSMNDFMHGPPQLSHPPDMPNNMATLEKPLSHPMQETMPHAGSSDQPHPSIQQGLHVPHPSSQSGPPLHHSGAPPPPSQPPRQPPQAAPGNHPHSDLTFNPSSALEGQAGAQGASDMPEPSLDLLPELTNPDELLSYLDPPDLPSNSNDDLLSLFENN from the exons ATGCAGCCCCCCCTCAACTCCATGAGCTCCATGAAACCCACTCTGTCGCACAG tGATGGGTCATTCCCCTATGACTCTGTCCCTTGGCAGCAGAACACCAACCAGCCTCCCGGCTCCCTCTCCGTGGTCACCACGGTTTGGGGAGTGACCAACACATCCCAGAGCCAG GTCCTTGGGAACCCTATGGCCAATGCCAACAACCCCATGAATCCAGGCGGCAACCCCATGGCGTCGGGCATGACCACCAGCAACCCCGGCCTCAACTCCCCACAGTTtgctgggcagcagcagcagttctcgGCCAAGGCCGGCCCCACTCAGCCCTACATCCAGCAGAGCATGTACGGCCGGCCCAACTACCCCGGCAGCGGGGGCTTCGGGGCCAG TTACCCTGGGGGTCCGAATGCCCCAGCAGGCATGGGTGTCCCTCCACACACCAGGCCGCCCGCTGACTTCACTCAGCCAGCAGCTGCCGCTGCAGCAGCTGCAGtggcggcagcagcagccacGGCCACGGCCACAGCTACGGCCACCGTGGCAGCCTTGCAAGAAACACAGAATAAGGATATTAACCAGTATGGACCG GTCTGTTCCTCTTTCCAGATGGGTCCCACCCAGGCGTATAACAGCCAATTCATGAACCAGCCCGGGCCTCGGGGGCCTGCCTCCATGGGGGGCAGCATGAACCCCGCAAGCATGGCGGCTGGCATGACACCCTCGGGGATGAGCGGCCCTCCCATGGGCATGAACCAGCCCCGGCCGCCCGGCATCAGCCCCTTTGGCACACACGGGCAGCGGATGCCCCAGCAGACGTACCCGGGCCCCCGGCCCCAGTCCCTTCCCATTCAGAGCATAAAGAGGCCATACCCTGGAGAG CCTAACTATGGAAACCAGCAATACGGACCAAACAGCCAGTTCCCCACCCAGCCAGGCCAGTACCCTACCCCCAACCCCCCGCGGCCGCTCACCTCTCCCAACTACCCCGGGCAGCGGATGCCCAGCCAGCCGAGCACCGGGCAGTACCCGCCCCCCACGGTCAACATGGGGCAGTATTATAAG CCAGAGCAGTTTAATGGACAAAATAACACCTTCTCTGGAAGCAGCTACAGCAACTACAGCCAAGGGAACGTCAATAGG ccTCCCAGGCCGGTTCCTGTGGCAAACTACCCCCACTCACCTGTTCCAGGGAACCCCACGCCCCCCATGACCCCCGGAAGCAGCATCCCCCCATACCTGTCCCCCAGCCAAGACGTTAAGCCACCCTTCCCGCCTGACATCAAGCCAAATATGAGCGCTCTGCCGCCGCCCCCAG CCAGCCACAATGACGAGCTGCGGCTCACGTTCCCCGTGCGGGACGGCGTGGTGCTGGAGCCCTTCCGCCTGGAGCACAACCTGGCCGTCAGCAACCACGTCTTCCACCTGCGGCCCACGGTCCACCAGACGCTGATGTGGAG GTCGGACCTGGAGCTGCAGTTCAAGTGCTACCACCACGAGGACCGGCAGATGAACACCAACTGGCCAGCCTCGGTGCAAGTCAGCGTGAACGCCACGCCCCTCACCATCGAGCGCGGGGACAACAAGACGTCCCACAAGCCGTTGCACCTCAAGCACGTGTGCCAGCCGGGCCGCAACACCATCCAGATCACTGTCACCGCCTGCTGCTGC TCCCACCTCTTTGTGCTGCAGCTGGTCCACCGGCCCTCTGTGCGCTCCGTGCTGCAAGGCCTCCTCAAGAAGCGGCTCCTGCCTGCGGAGCACTGTATCACGAAAA TCAAGCGGAATTTCAGCAGTGTGGCGGCCTCATCGGGCAACACGACCCTCAATGGGGAGGATGGCGTGGAGCAGACAGCCATCAAGGTATCTCTGAAGTGCCCCATCACATTCCGGCGCATCCAACTGCCTGCTCGAGGCCATGATTGCAAGCATGTCCAG TGCTTTGACTTGGAGTCATACCTGCAGCTGAACTGCGAGAGAGGGACCTGGAGGTGTCCTGTGTGCAA TAAAACCGCTCTGCTGGAGGGCCTGGAGGTGGATCAGTACATGTGGGGCATCCTGAATGCCATCCAACA CTCCGAGTTTGAAGAGGTCACCATCGACCCCACATGCAGCTGGCGGCCAGTGCCCATCAAATCGGACCTTCACATTAAAGATGACCCTGATGGCATCCCTTCCAAGAGGTTCAAGACCATGAGTCCCAGCCAGATGATCATGCCCAATGTCATGGAGATGATCGctgccctgggccctggcccATCCCCCTATCCACTTCCGCCTCCGCCTGGGAGCACCAACTCCAACGACTACAGCAGCCAAG GAAACAACTACCAAGGCCATGGCAATTTTGACTTCCCCCACGGGAACCCCGGCGGGACGTCCATGAATGACTTCATGCACGGGCCCCCCCAGCTCTCCCACCCCCCGGACATGCCCAACAACATGGCCACCCTCGAGAAGCCCCTCAGTCACCCCATGCAGGAGACT ATGCCACACGCTGGCAGTTCTGACCAGCCCCATCCCTCCATACAACAAGGTTTGCACGTCCCACACCCCAGCAGCCAGTCAGGGCCTCCATTACATCACAGtggggctcctcctcctccttcccagcctCCCCGGCAACCGCCACAGGCCGCTCCCGGCAACCATCCACACAGCGACCTGACCTTTAACCCCTCCTCAGCCTTAGAGGGTCAGGCCGGAGCGCAGGGAGCATCTGACATGCCGGAGCCTTCGCTGGAT CTCCTTCCAGAACTCACAAACCCCGACGAGCTCCTCTCGTACCTGGATCCCCCCGACCTGCCGAGCAATAGTAACGATGACCTCCTGTCTCTCTTTGAGAACAACTGA